The following coding sequences are from one Pseudomonas mendocina window:
- a CDS encoding TolC family outer membrane protein translates to MRLRLFHVLPLALAISLPAYSQTLPEAMQHAMGVHPEIQAGVNGRLAADKQLEAARGGYLPSVDLLAGYGREGTDNTSTRATGRHGFETLNRGESSLRLSQMVFDGFATQNEVGRQQATVNSRAYALLGTSERTALDVAEVYIDVLRRQEMVRLAEDNLRSHERIYDQISLRSQRGVGRLADQDQAEARLAQARNNLITEQTNLADARTNFYSVVGLDPTELVEPSGLPGQLPESLQDARQALVANSPILRSAESDVAATEKQYEAAKSLFYPRFDAELSRNADSNIDGVDGHSNEWQAMLRMRYNLFAGGSNKADLESKSYQVNQALDIRNNAMRVLNEDLGLSWNALNNAREQLPIAREYVEYSTRVRESYQKQFSIGERTLLDLLDSENELFTASRRLTDLRYSELFTQYRIKATMGELLKSQGVVAPMATVVQSDLKPKATLPSLN, encoded by the coding sequence ATGCGTTTGCGCCTGTTCCACGTTCTGCCGCTTGCCTTGGCGATCAGCCTGCCCGCTTACTCCCAGACTCTCCCTGAAGCCATGCAACATGCCATGGGTGTGCACCCTGAAATCCAGGCCGGCGTGAATGGCCGTCTGGCAGCCGACAAACAGCTCGAGGCGGCTCGTGGCGGCTACCTGCCTTCCGTGGATTTGCTGGCTGGTTATGGTCGCGAAGGCACTGACAACACTTCGACCCGTGCTACAGGGCGTCACGGTTTTGAAACCCTGAATCGCGGTGAGTCCAGTCTGCGTCTGAGCCAGATGGTGTTCGATGGTTTCGCTACCCAGAACGAAGTGGGTCGCCAGCAAGCCACGGTCAATTCTCGTGCTTACGCACTGCTGGGAACTTCCGAGCGCACCGCATTGGATGTGGCCGAAGTCTATATAGATGTACTGCGCCGCCAAGAGATGGTGCGCCTTGCAGAAGACAACCTGCGCAGCCACGAACGTATCTATGATCAGATCAGCCTGCGCAGTCAGCGTGGCGTCGGCCGTCTGGCCGACCAGGATCAGGCAGAGGCCCGCCTGGCCCAGGCGCGTAACAATCTGATCACCGAGCAGACCAATCTGGCTGATGCTCGCACCAACTTCTATAGCGTCGTCGGTCTGGATCCTACGGAGCTGGTCGAGCCGTCCGGCCTGCCGGGCCAACTGCCGGAATCGCTGCAGGACGCACGTCAGGCGCTGGTGGCCAACAGCCCGATCCTGCGCTCCGCCGAGTCCGATGTGGCGGCGACCGAGAAGCAGTACGAGGCGGCTAAGTCGCTTTTCTACCCGCGTTTCGATGCGGAACTGTCACGCAACGCCGACAGCAACATCGACGGTGTGGACGGCCACTCCAACGAATGGCAGGCGATGCTGCGCATGCGCTATAACCTGTTCGCCGGCGGTAGCAACAAGGCCGACCTGGAGTCCAAGTCCTATCAGGTGAACCAGGCGCTGGACATCCGCAACAACGCGATGCGCGTATTGAACGAAGACCTGGGCCTTTCCTGGAACGCGCTGAACAATGCCCGTGAGCAGTTGCCCATCGCCCGTGAGTACGTGGAATACAGCACGCGGGTACGTGAGTCGTACCAGAAGCAGTTCAGCATTGGTGAACGCACGCTGCTGGATCTGCTCGACAGTGAGAACGAGTTGTTCACAGCCTCGCGTCGTCTGACCGACCTGCGTTACAGCGAGCTGTTTACTCAGTACCGCATCAAGGCCACCATGGGCGAATTGCTTAAGAGTCAAGGGGTTGTGGCGCCCATGGCGACCGTGGTCCAGTCCGACCTCAAACCGAAGGCAACGCTGCCCAGCCTGAACTGA